The Misgurnus anguillicaudatus chromosome 12, ASM2758022v2, whole genome shotgun sequence region gtAACTGTCCAATTCTGgcgagctcgtgcaaattgtagccgctttttcctatttgtagtggagatgagtggaaccaggtggggtcttctgctgttgtagcccatccacctcaaggtggTGCGTGTTGTgtcttcacaaatgctttgttgCATACCTCTGTTGTAACAAgttgttatttcagtcaaagttgctcttctatcagcttgaatcagtcggcccattctcctctgacctctagcatcaacaaggcattttcgcccacaggactggcgcatactggatgtttttcccttttcacaccattctttgtaaatcctaaaaatggttgtgtgtgaaaatcccagtaactgaactgattgtgaaatactcagactggcctgtctggcaccaacaaccatgccacgcacaaaattgcttaaatcacctttctttcccattctgacattcagtttggagttcaggagattgtcttgaccaggaccacacccctaaatgcattgaagcaactgccaagTGATTGGTTGAATAGATAATAGCATTAATAagaattgaacaggtgttcctaataatcctttaggtgagtgtacatttgATAGAAATTTTCATATACACAGACTTCTTTGATAATgttataaatatagttttagtTATATATGATGTTTCTTGCCTGTGCGACTCTGTATTTCTAATAAGCTGAGAAAGCgctattgaaataaatgtataaatatatcagCTAAAAAGAAATGTTCAACATCTTTATTTCATTAAGCAGATAAGATTGCTGCAAGTTGTAAAGGCATTAACTTGAACTTGTGTCATGTATGTTAAAAAATCTGCAGTGTCGGCCTGTTAATAATTGATTTATATGTCAGAAATTTCTTTGGACTTTGCATAATCTTGGTCAAGCTTGAAATTTGAACTCAGTGGATGAATGGAGCCGGGGAATTTCTACGCACACTGGTAGCCTTTTGGTTTTACATGAGTAAGTAAATGAAGAGATTTGTCAGTCAGTAactattttgtgtttgttttagagtTGTCTTTCTCTAATTGTGtatattattaattaataaaagaataacattttattaaaataataaataaatgtctaTTTAGTGTGAATGTATGCATGTAGTTAAAAATACCGTATGTTAAAATATTGCATGTTTTTTGTCAGGTACACAATGAAGTCATTTTCCATCCCGAGACATTTCATCACAATCGGATTATTTTTGGGTTTGTCTGTTTTTACTCTGAGCTGTAGCGGGGGTAAAGTGCTGGTGTATCCTGTTGATGGCAGCCACTGGGTCAATATGAAAATTTTGATAGAGGAAATGCACACCAGGGGTCACAGCATCACCGTCGTCCGACCCAAATCCAGCTGGTACATCACAGAAAATTCCCCTTTCTACTCCTCAATCACAATACCTGatgaaataaatgaatttgCGGACTTTTGGGACGAGTATTTAGAGAAAACGATAGAGATAgagagaggcgaaagctccggACTGTCGTTCTTAAAACTTCAAGCCGATTTACTATCCATGCTGTCGAAAGCGCATCAATTTGGTTGTAAAATGCTGTCGTCCATGTTAGAAGATAAGCAGCTTGTGAGAAGACTCCAGGATGAGCAGTACGACCTGGTCCTCACAGATCCTGCTTTAGCAGGTGGGGTGGTTTTGGCACATTACCTAAAACTTCCTCTGGTTCTTAACGTGCGGTGGACCACAAGTGGCGAAGCACATTTTCTCATTGCACCATCGCCCATGTCTTACGTACCTTTACCAGGCACTGGAAATACAGATAAAATGAGTTTTACGCAAAGGGTTAAAAATGTCTTATTCAAAAGCTTTACTTTGATCCAGAACAGATATGTGGTCGGTCCACATTATGATGTTGTCATAGAAAAGTACTTGGGTGAAAAGACAGACATTGTGAGTCTTACGCAAGCTGCAGATATCTGGCTCATGAGGGTCGATTTTGTCTTCGAGTTTCCGAGGCCCACCATGCCAAATGTCGTGTACATGGGTGGATTTCAATGCAAACCCTCCAAACCTCTTCCTGAAGATCTGGAGGCTTTTGTAGAGAGCTCAGGGGAGCATGGCTTTATTATTATGTCTTTGGGGACGCTTGTTAAAAGCCTTCCTGTTGACATGACGAATGAAATAGCTGCTGCGTTCGCAAGTGTACCGCAAAAAGTCATCTGGAGAAATCTAGGACCTCGCCCATCCAATGTTGGCAACAATACTCTTTTAGTAGAATGGATGCCACAGAATGACCTTCTGGGACATTCAAAGATCAAAGCTTTTGTAGCACACGGAGGAACCAATGGAGTGCAGGAGGCAATATACCATGGGGTACCAATTCTGGGCATCCCTTTGTTCTTTGACCAGTTTGACAACTTAATTCGGGTTCAAGAGAAAGGAGGTGGCGCAATTCTAAAGTTGTCGGAGATAAACGTTCATTCTTTTGGACGAACCTTACGGGAACTGATTAGCAATTCCTCCTACAGGACAAATATGCAGCTAATA contains the following coding sequences:
- the ugt5d1 gene encoding UDP glucuronosyltransferase 5 family, polypeptide D1, producing the protein MKSFSIPRHFITIGLFLGLSVFTLSCSGGKVLVYPVDGSHWVNMKILIEEMHTRGHSITVVRPKSSWYITENSPFYSSITIPDEINEFADFWDEYLEKTIEIERGESSGLSFLKLQADLLSMLSKAHQFGCKMLSSMLEDKQLVRRLQDEQYDLVLTDPALAGGVVLAHYLKLPLVLNVRWTTSGEAHFLIAPSPMSYVPLPGTGNTDKMSFTQRVKNVLFKSFTLIQNRYVVGPHYDVVIEKYLGEKTDIVSLTQAADIWLMRVDFVFEFPRPTMPNVVYMGGFQCKPSKPLPEDLEAFVESSGEHGFIIMSLGTLVKSLPVDMTNEIAAAFASVPQKVIWRNLGPRPSNVGNNTLLVEWMPQNDLLGHSKIKAFVAHGGTNGVQEAIYHGVPILGIPLFFDQFDNLIRVQEKGGGAILKLSEINVHSFGRTLRELISNSSYRTNMQLISNLHRDQPMRPLDTAIFWIEHVIRHKGATHLRSEFYNMSWYSYHSVDVLVVLLSVFAVFTLTTVAFIRCLCYRLCCKRKMKNE